From one Lycium ferocissimum isolate CSIRO_LF1 chromosome 7, AGI_CSIRO_Lferr_CH_V1, whole genome shotgun sequence genomic stretch:
- the LOC132063679 gene encoding protein ZINC INDUCED FACILITATOR-LIKE 1-like isoform X6, which translates to MEGKETLLNNREQYYFENCAGCKVELHKAAQTGFPVKELFTVWVIALGAALSLSLFFKFFFFIIRDFHIAKREEDIGSYAGYVGSAFMLGRALTSVFWGTVADKYGRKPVIILGNFVVVVFNTLFGLSINFWMAVITRFLLGSLNGVLGPIQAYAGEIFREEYQALGMSTITTAWGIGLIIGPALGGFLAQPAEKYPTVFSKDSIFGRFPYFLPCLCISLFSLVVSIGSFWLPETLHNHDSEMPPQDSYNALEAESDTKEGSESTSKENLFKNWPLMSSIIIYCIIALHAMAYSEIFSLWAVSPRKFGGLSYSTADVGEVLSISGFGLLVFQLTLYPWIAKYIGPILIARVAGVLSILLLTSYPYIAMLSGISLSVVMNFASMMKNALCISIITGMSILQNKAVDQRQRGAANGIAMTGMSFFKALGPAGGGALFSWAQKRLGASILPGDQVVFFVLNVIMAIGVLLTFKPFLVEKQNT; encoded by the exons ATGGAGGGGAAGGAGACACTGCTGAATAACAGAGAGCAATACTACTTCGAGAATTGTGCGGGTTGTAAGGTGGAGCTCCACAAGGCAGCCCAAACGGGTTTTCCCGTTAAGGAGCTTTTCACTGTCTGGGTCATTGCGCTTGGCGCAG ctctctctctctctcttttttttaaattttttttttttatt ATAAGGGACTTTCACATTGCAAAGAGAGAGGAAGATATTGGTTCCTATGCAGGTTATGTAG GTTCTGCATTTATGCTTGGAAGAGCTTTGACATCTGTCTTTTGGGGAACAGTGGCTGATAAATATGGCCGAAAACCAGTTATAATTTTGGGCAATTTCGTAGT GGTTGTTTTCAATACTCTTTTTGGTCTTAGTATCAACTTTTGGATGGCGGTCATAACAAGATTTCTTCTTGGTAGTTTAAATGGTGTGCTTGGACCAATACAG GCATATGCTGGCGAAATTTTTCGTGAAGAATATCAGGCACTGGGAATGTCAACG ATTACTACTGCATGGGGCATCGGATTGATTATTGGCCCAGCTTTAGGAGGCTTCCTTGCTCAG CCTGCAGAGAAATATCCAACCGTATTCTCAAAGGATTCTATATTTGGGAG ATTTCCCTACTTCTTGCCTTGCCTATGCATATCACTGTTTTCCTTGGTCGTGTCTATCGGTTCATTTTGGCTGCCG GAAACATTACATAACCATGATTCAGAAATGCCGCCTCAAGATTCTTACAATGCTCTGGAGGCTGAATCAGATACAAAAGAAGGAAGTGAATCAACCTCAAAAGAAAACCTTTTTAAGAACTGGCCATTGATGTCATCTATCATAATATACTGTATCATCGCTCTTCATGCTATGGCTTACTCAGAG ATTTTCTCATTATGGGCTGTGAGCCCCAGGAAGTTTGGGGGCTTAAGTTATTCAACTGCTGATGTTGGTGAAGTACTATCAATCTCAG GGTTTGGCCTTCTAGTCTTTCAACTTACTTTGTATCCATGGATTGCGAAGTATATTGGCCCTATCCTCATTGCTCGTGTTGCAGGA GTTTTGTCAATTCTCTTACTGACGAGTTACCCTTATATCGCTATGCTGTCTGGGATCAGCCTCTCCGTGGTGATGAATTTCGCATCCATGATGAAGAATGCTTTGTGT ATCTCTATCATAACGGGGATGTCCATATTACAAAATAAAGCGGTG GACCAGCGACAACGGGGAGCTGCTAATGGAATTGCCATGACAGGAATGTCATTTTTTAAAGCTCTTGGCCCAGCAGGGGGAGGAGCACT CTTTTCTTGGGCACAAAAAAGGCTTGGTGCTTCCATTCTTCCAG GTGATCAAGTGGTTTTCTTTGTGCTGAATGTGATTATGGCAATTGGTGTGTTGTTGACATTCAAACCATTCCTAGTTGAAAAACAAAATACTTAA